A genome region from Gambusia affinis linkage group LG24, SWU_Gaff_1.0, whole genome shotgun sequence includes the following:
- the abcb6a gene encoding ATP-binding cassette, sub-family B (MDR/TAP), member 6a, which translates to MMDEYLAISRVMVFIESYCEGNISISHTWVDLGIAPCFHFTLISTILLSICFFLGTVHCICYQKYGTSMEPKFIPRSHLYRLQLVLTIVLLLQFLAGLVWRASDGRELPGYVVLYGSFSMVGWSWALGVLWVERRRVPLMDRTRGHSTALLVFWAFAFSAENLAFVSWYSSQWWWALETSQQEVEFALWVIRYVCTGVLFFVGLKAPGLPRKPYILLINEDERDVENSRQSLLGRPEENQSTWQGFRKKVRLLVPYMWPKGNIVLQVLVLFCLGLLGVERAINVFVPIYYKNIVNGLTDGSSWHTVASTVGVYVGLKFLQGGGAGASGFVSNIRSFLWIRVQQFTNRVVQVRLFAHLHSLSLRWHLGRKTGDVLRSIDRGTSSINSLLSYIVFSIFPTIADIVISIIYFVTNFNAWFGLIVFICMTLYLTLTIIITEWRTKYRRAMNLEDNAAKSKAVDSLLNFETVKYYNAENYEVGRFEDAILKYQASEWKTQASLALLNQTQNIIIGSGLLAGSLLCAYFVTEGKFQVGDFVLFGTYIIQLYTPLNWFGTYYRMIQNSFIDMESMFKLFEEDEEVKDEVNAGSLQFKLGRVEFDSVHFSYTNGKEILRDVSFTVLPGQTVALVGPSGSGKSTIIRLLFRFYNVQGGCIRIDGQDISKVKQTSLRAHIGVVPQDTVLFNDTIRENIRYGRITASDREVEEAAIAADIHDKIMAFPEGYDTQVGERGLKLSGGEKQRVAIARTILKAPQIILLDEATSALDTQTERNIQASLAKVCTNRTTVVVAHRLSTIIGADQILVISEGRIAERGRHDELLSKGGLYADMWLKQQQAHDSDSSSDTEAKDRKSEKLQPPSTSSAHQGH; encoded by the exons ATGATGGATGAATACCTGGCCATATCTAGAG TCATGGTGTTCATCGAGAGCTACTGTGAGGGAAACATCTCCATCTCCCACACATGGGTGGATTTAGGCATCGCCCCCTGCTTCCACTTCACCCTCATCTCCACCATCCTGCTCTCCATCTGCTTCTTCCTCGGCACCGTCCACTGCATCTGCTACCAGAAGTATGGCACCTCCATGGAGCCCAAATTCATCCCTCGCTCCCACCTCTACCGCCTCCAGCTGGTCCTCACCATTGTCCTCTTGCTCCAATTCCTGGCCGGGCTGGTGTGGCGAGCGTCCGACGGCAGAGAGCTCCCGGGTTACGTGGTGCTGTACGGCTCCTTCTCCATGGTGGGGTGGTCCTGGGCGTTGGGCGTGCTCTGGGTGGAGAGGCGTAGGGTCCCCCTGATGGACCGGACCAGGGGTCACAGCACCGCCCTCCTGGTGTTCTGGGCCTTTGCTTTCTCTGCTGAGAACCTGGCCTTCGTCTCCTGGTACAGTTCACAGTGGTGGTGGGCGCTGGAGACCAGTCAGCAAGAG GTGGAGTTTGCTCTCTGGGTGATCCGCTACGTCTGCACTGGGGTGCTCTTCTTCGTTGGTCTGAAAGCCCCCGGCTTGCCCCGAAAACCCTACATCCTCCTTATAAATGAAGACGAGCGGGACGTGGAAAACAGCAGACAG agcCTGTTGGGAAGACCAGAGGAGAACCAGTCAACCTGGCAAGGGTTCAGGAAGAAGGTCCGTCTGCTGGTGCCCTACATGTGGCCCAAAGGCAACATTgtcctccaggttctggtcctCTTCTGCTTGGGCCTGCTGGGAGTGGAGAGAGCCATTAATGTCTTTGTACCCATCTACTATAAAAATATTG TTAATGGATTAactgatggcagcagctggcaCACTGTGGCGTCCACAGTGGGCGTGTATGTTGGACTGAAGTTCCTGCAGGGTGGGGGAGCAG GTGCCTCCGGGTTCGTCAGCAACATACGCTCGTTCCTCTGGATCCGTGTGCAGCAGTTCACCAATCGGGTGGTGCAGGTCCGCCTGTTCGCCCACCTGCACTCGCTCTCGCTGCGCTGGCATCTGGGCCGCAAAACCGGCGATGTGCTGCGGAGCATCGACCGCGGCACGTCGTCAATCAACAGCCTGCTCAG CTACATTGTGTTTAGCATCTTTCCAACCATCGCTGATATTGTGATTTCCATCATCTACTTCGTCACTAACTTTAACGCCTGGTTCGGCCTGATCGTCTTCATCTGCATGACCTTATACCTCA CGCTGACCATCATCATCACTGAGTGGAGAACCAAGTACAGACGGGCCATGAATCTGGAGGACAACGCTGCCAAGTCCAAAGCCGTGGACTCATTGTTGAACTTTGAAACG GTAAAATACTACAACGCAGAGAACTACGAGGTCGGCCGGTTTGAAGACGCCATCTTGAAGTATCAG GCCTCAGAGTGGAAGACTCAGGCGTCCCTCGCCTTACTCAATCAAACCCAGAACATCATCATCGGATCTGGACTGCTGGCCGGCTCTCTACTCTGTGCCTATTTTGTTACAGAGGGGAAATTTCAG GTGGGAGATTTTGTTCTCTTCGGTACATACATCATCCAGCTTTACACCCCTCTCAACTGGTTTGGAACCTACTACAG AATGATCCAAAATTCCTTCATCGACATGGAAAGCATGTTCAAGCTGTttgaggaagacgaggag GTGAAAGACGAAGTTAATGCTGGAAGTTTGCAGTTCAAACTGGGAAGAGTGGAGTTTGACAGTGTCCACTTTAGCTACACCAATGG AAAGGAAATTCTCAGGGATGTGTCCTTCACCGTTCTTCCAGGACAGACTGTTGCACTG GTTGGACCATCAGGATCTGGGAAAAGCACCATCATTCGCCTGCTTTTCCGCTTTTATAATGTTCAGGGAGGCTGCATTCGCATTGATGGCCAGGATATCTCAAAA GTGAAGCAAACATCTCTCCGGGCGCACATCGGTGTGGTTCCTCAGGATACGGTGCTTTTCAATGACACAATCAGGGAAAACATTCGCTACGGTCGCATCACTGCATCCGACCGCGAGGTGGAGGAAGCAGCCATAGCTGCGGACATACATGATAAAATCATGGCTTTCCCTGAAG GCTATGACACGCAGGTGGGTGAGAGAGGTCTGAAGCTGAGTGGAGGTGAGAAGCAGAGGGTTGCTATTGCCAGAACAATCCTGAAGGCACCTCAGATCATCCTGCTGGATGAG GCAACATCTGCTCTGGACACGCAGACAGAGCGCAACATCCAGGCATCTCTGGCCAAAGTCTGCACCAATCGCACAACCGTCGTCGTAGCGCACAG gttgTCCACCATCATTGGAGCGGATCAGATCCTGGTGATCAGTGAGGGTCGGATCGCTGAACGAGGACG GCATGACGAATTGCTGTCCAAAGGAGGTTTATATGCTGACATGtggctgaagcagcagcaggcccACGACTCGGATTCCTCCTCAGATACCGAAGCAAAAGATCGCAAGTCTGAGAAACTACAGCCACCATCCACCTCTTCAGCCCACCAAGGGCATTGA